Genomic segment of Carassius carassius chromosome 19, fCarCar2.1, whole genome shotgun sequence:
attgtaattattatgttttgttttatttaaaatgtttgtttttttatcagttATCACTAAATTAAAACACACTTTAGAAGTTAGCTTAGTGTTACTCTGCTATGCCTTAGattatattgttaataaaaaatattgataattaatttatatttttaataaccaTGGTCCTCTTTAAAACCTCGAAAAATCTACGCAAAGAGATAGGTATTCcgtaattaatttagttttaaacccagtttgactttctttcatctgtgAAATATTTAAGAAGATTTTTGATAAATGTTGATATCCAAACTCTCTTGGTGAactgtgacaaaaataaataaataaataagccttgagacatttctcaaaataattattttatgttccagATGAGAAGGTGTGGCAGCAGGTTTGGAACGTCATGAGGGtgcgtaaatgatgacagaattttcacttttggatgaactatccctttaagctgtcATTGAATTGTCAGTGGTGTTACGGCTTCCTGTCACAGTTAATTAggagcaaaaaaacaaaatagcAAATGGCAAAACTAAATGGCAGCCAAGGAATATTATTcagaaaatgatacatttttaaattgtacaatTATTTAGTGTAGCTCTGATTGCAATTAGATTATGGAAATTAAGTAACTGGCATCACAGTATGATCCAATTACTGTGTTGTAATGTTGAACATCAACGGTCATTAACTGCACATGCACACCTTGGTCCAGACTGGGCCCCAAACATATTGAGTGGCTTTCCTGATATAAACAACACAGCACAGTGGTATTCAGGCAGAGAGGCTGCATGAATTTCCAAGGTGATTAAAGGCTATAAATAACTGCCTGTGTGTTTTTAGTTCTGGGATGATGAAGCCAagtgctcacacagacacacagacccTGCCCTTCTTAGATAGCATTGCAACCTTCATCCCGCAGACAACCAATCGAATGACACCCCTCAAACACTGGACTTAACACCTACTGCATATCACCTCCTCTTCGATGACTGGCTCCATACTCTTTTCCCCACGAACCAATACTATCCATTTTTTAAGCCATTGTTTTGCTCTTCTCATAGCAATCATTGATTACTGTCCTTGTTCTTATCATAATATATATTGATACTCCAAATAAGCTCTGTTTATTGAAACCATCACATGAGGTTTGCCAGTTTCAAATGTGCATTGTCTCTCTAATCCTTTGGCCCTAAAATAACCCAACACACTTGTCCTCTCATAGATATCTAGACACCGAGCACAtgaaacatgtttgtgtgtgtgtgtgtgtgtgtgtgtgtgtgtgtgacagagtctGTTGTCCCACAACACACAGCATGTGCTGACTAAATGCAATAAGTGTCAATTAACAAACCAGTACGGTGAGAATTAAAGTTCTCTAAACTTGAACTCCACTGTCAGATCTGATGGTTTAAAGCTGGAAGTGTTGAGATCCAGCTCCTCTAAACATGCTTTCACTGTCTCCCATGAAATGAATCCATTTAACTTTTCTCCcggtgaatatatatatttcatttgatgtttatagtttataatttaaaataatttactgtCAAATGTGACTAGCCATATAATACAAGGATGATGGATCAAGTTGTTTTTCCTTATTCCTAATAGATTTCCCGCAGTCTTGGGTTTTTGCAGACAAGGTGCCTCTGATCCAGTGTTTAAACCCTGTCACCAGAATAAATCCTCTTTTTTGAGAGATCCTGTCATTTTTTTAGTATTAAATGTGAAATGACCACAGACATGACATAGATCATCCTCTGGCCTGCACGGTTTTGCCGTTCCCTCACAGAGGGAGGACTGTGCTAATTGTGTGGGTGATGTGTCATTTCAGTGTCCCTCATGATTCAGTCTCATTCTCACTTCCCCTCTAGGAATCTGGATTCTGGAGTAGAGGACTGATAAGCATAAGGTCAGAGGTCAACGAGTGCTAGTTCTCGTTTGAGTTCTCAGGCTTCCTGCGAATTTGTTTCTCATTATGGTGTTGTTCTTGATGGTTTGGGCCTGGATCATATAAAATTGCATAATGCCTTGACAGGGGTTAGCATcattaacttttaaaattaaGTGGGGGTtggttaaaaatgacaaaatgtctTAATTACCTTCTAACCTGTAGAAAGATCTCAAAGTTCTGTGAAAGTTTCAGTTTATGAGCCTTTTTAGTGAACAGACCAGCACTTGAGAGCATTTAACATCAATAACGTTTAATATGAGTTTTGACGCCTGCCATGTACAATGAAAAAGACAGAGGAGCCTACATTTATGGtacaaaaagtttatttagtAACAGCTTTGTAAACATTTGAGGTAAATGAACATTTACATCAACTTGTTCTTATAAAATTGAATACACAAGGCACTTCTCTTAAGACAGCATTGAAACAGGCTGCTGTTCTGAGCATATGTAGGTGGTTCATTTCCCTGATTGGTCAGAATAATCAGCTCTGCTAGAGAAAGTCAGTTCAAGAAGTTCAAGAAATGAGTGCTATCTGAGAATAATGGGCTGCAACTAAGTACACTACAAATGGATTGAGATAGGAAAGAGCTGGCTGGCTGGCCAATTCAAATTCAGAATGGATGAAATGCTATAATGCACAAAGTTCAAATTTTTTGCGGTCCTTTCAGGCCACCACAACAGTCCTAAAATAAAACATGGGAAACGTGTATATTTCTTATACTCTACAAGTGCtgttttataaattacatttgatgtTATTTAAGTGGAATAATACTGCCATCAACACAACGACTTTTACCATTAAGACATTTTCCTTTAAGGATCAAAAATATTTCCTCCTTTCAATGTAAGAATTATTCAACAGTGTCTTTTGCCTAAATGTGCAAATCTTCAActatttactaaaatgtaaactttaagagccaaaaaatgacaaaaaacacacTTTCATTTTTGGATACATTAAAACGgcagaaaataaataacatacatcTGTAAATACTGTGATCTGATAAAACCATGAGTAATACTGTCCTAAGCACAAACTCTGTGTGATGAAGCAATGCACTATTTCTATTTCAGGGctgtctgtctctttaaatgGATTGCAGAAATATAGACCTGATAATAAAAGCGATGTACATTGTGTTTGAATGGGTCTCAACAACGGTTttgtaaaggtttaaaaaaaaaaaaaagttgtgctgtcAAGTTGCTATGAGTTGTTATGTTTACAGAAGGCATGTTCTCTATACAACAGCAGTGAAAATGAGGGCCTCACAATAACCTGAAACTGgaccaaaaaaagagagaacattaTGAGGGATAAACTCTATATCAGCATAAGACACTTGCAGCATCTTTTTATGTCCATTTTGAAGTAACTACTTTTTGGCAACCACGAACTGACTACAGAAAAGCAATGTTTTTGATAACTGTTTTTGTACTCATTCTCAACCAATTGCTTTCATTTTTAGAAAATGCTCAAACTTTTTGAAATAAAAACCAATACGGATTTCAAATGTCACATGTAATGAGAGTTAGTCCTCCCCTCATCTGATTAACTACTTCAGAAGTGATCATGTATTCCTGATGGCAAGATTGGACATGGTCATATATCAAAACTCTCAAATCCAACAGAGGAGCAGGATGTGAACTTCACATCATgggattgaaaaaaagaaaaaagaaacttggTCCAGAGAAGTACACAAGCTATATGAATTAAAACTCTGCACCATTCAGCAGTACAACAGTTATCTAAATATTTCACTTGCCTCAGTTATATTCTCATTTTTCTCTGTGATGCATTAAAGTTTGCAACTTTTATCAGGCAATgtgctttttacttttttcttcctCAAACTTTTGATTTCTCTTAACAGTGAGGAAATGTAGAGACAGATGctggaacaacatttttaaattggGTGTTCATGATTTGACAACGTCTTTCTTTGATTACTtcaatctctctcttttttcctatTTGTCTCATATCCCAAGACCCTGCCTGTGAAAACCTaactaaagtctttttttttctacataaaatCATATTGACTGAGTATGGCCATGTCAAAGATCGAAATCATTGTGAAATTAATtgttgaaatcaaactttgatgcttgttatCTCATAATTCGATTTTGAGAATTTAGCTTGAATTTCACAGATGGGTcacaaatactttaaaaaataataatacatgtctACTCTGTCATTGACCACTCAATACGCAGTGTATTTATATTGTACTTTAAGTGTATTTTTGCTTATTTGTAACCTGTAATGTACTGCAAACATTTTATAGACTGAATGGAAATTTTTACAGCCTTGTTTAAGTGACATTTGTTTTATGAATCATTGAGATACTGTTGTAACATAATCTGCATCAGATGTGCTGCTCCATTCAGCTACTGCATAACACTAACCAGCATTCAGAAGCCATAAGAGATGACTAAACTCTTTTTACATTGCAAAATGGAATAAATAATGaatggaattatttttttttttcattccagcAATCTGCCTCTTTTTTCCCTCTTGTTTTTTggtgtatttttttgtgtttttgtccacAAAAACCTGCGCTTTGCAGTGGAGAGCCACTACACCGCCAAATCATTGGGCCTCGCTCTCGCGCTGCTAGCTTTGCTAGCCCTGCTCAGTCGTCGAGCATCAGTGAAAATGACGGGCGGCTCATGCATCTCCACCGTGGTGGTGACGTGCCCCTCCTCTGGCCCGCTGCTCGAACCACCGCCAGGGGAGGTGGGGGCGCCAGCCTGCCGAGCGGCTTCTTTGGCTTGCCGCCCATTGTTGGAGGAGcgagatgaggaggaggaggaaggggagGGAGAGGCGGCGTTCATCTCCCGAGTCTGCTGCTCAGTGGCCAGGTTGGCCCAGTTCTGCTCGGCAGCCAGCCTGTGGTTGTTGTTGCTGATGTAGAACGGCGAGGACTCCTCCAGCTCCTCACGTAGAGGGTCCATCTTGAACTCGGCCGTTGAGGGCGCCGACACAGGCTGGAGGAACGCTCCGCCACCCACTGCCACCTCTGAGTAGTCTGGTGGGTAGCTGAGGGTGGCAGGCACAGTTCTAAATGACTCGGCCTCCGCTTCGTCTGCGTCGGGCAGCGACTCGCGGTCAGGGGCAAACTCATTGGTCATGCCCTGTTTGACCTTCTTCCATCCGAGGTGATAGATTTCTAACAAATTCAGCAAAAGGGACACGCAAGCCACCACAAGCATAAATATGATGAAGATGGTCTTTTCCGTGGGCCGGGAAATGAAGCAGTCCACCGTGTTGGGGCAGGGCCACCGCGCACACTTATACAGGGGCCGCAACTGGAAACCATAGAGGAAATACTGACCTAAAATGAACCCCACTTCAAACAGGGTCTTGAAAATGATGTTGAACACATAGGTGCGCAACAAGGCACCTCTAATACGAATTTTGCCATGCTCGTCTCTGATTGGCGGCTTCTCCTTTTTGCCGCCGCCGCCCCCACCCCGTCCACCAGACTCCCCTCCCCCTCCGTTTCTATACAGGAGTTCTTTCTCATCCTGGAGCCGACTGGCCTTTCGCAGCTCCTCCTCGCGCTCTTTACGCTTCTCTTCCATTCGAACGATGTGCAGGACATGGCCCAGGTAGATGAGCGTCGGCGTGGACACGAAGATGATTTGGAGCACCCAGAAGCGGATGTGGGAGATGGGGAAGGCCTCGTCGTAGCAGACGTTCTCGCAACCGGGTTGCTGCGTGTTGCAAGTGAAGTCCGACTGCTCATCACCCCAGACCTCCTCAGCCGCAGCTCCCAACACCAGAATCCTAAAAATGAAGAGTACTGTCAGCCAGACTTTGCCGATCACGGTCGAGTGTTCCTGTGCATTCTCCAAGAGCCGTCCAAGAAAGCTCCAGTCACCCATGCTTCACGATTTCTAGCCTAGAGAGAAAGTACAGTctgagggcgagagagagagagagagagagagagagagagagagagagagagtggagtcAGGAGAGAGAAAGGGTTAAAGGGGGACAGAGAGGATTCATCAGAACCAGTTAACAAAACAACGTTACTTTGTACACGAGACAGTTTGGATTATCTCTGGCCTGCACTGCCCATTTAGACAGGCACAGCTAAAGGTAaattaacgtaaaaaaaaaaaaaaaaaacacactcagTCCTCATGAACTCACACAGCATTTCACGGTTCTGCATAAGATCCGAATGGTCAGCCCTAATAAAGCACTCCCCTGCACAACTTTACCAAACGACGTTAAGGAAAACCAAGCAAATCACCCTTGTCATTGATCCCTGTAAAtatcacattaaaaaaacacaatgtttGACATAAACTTATGGATTCCGTGACCCCTGGCTATTTAACTCTCTAACTGGCTGCTATGAACCTGGCATGCACAGTGTAAGCAAACTCTCTCTGGCTCGCTTTCTCTCCagccactgacacacacacatacactcatacACACGGTCTCTTTCTTTCCTGTTCGCTTCACTGCACAGCAGGCATGTGCTGAGATCGACATTATAATGTTCAAAAACAGTTGAAAGCGTTGACTGGACAGTGATGCGTGGGACCCTGATAGAGCCAGTTTCAGGACATCAAGGTGAAAAATGCAGTGAAATATGGAGACAGGGCACTGCCAAAACCAGGCCACTTTATAGTTGTGAATCTACACTCAGATGATATCTACATCAGTATAGTTAATTGCCAGCTAAAAATgtacaattcattcattcattcacaaaaaTTCATGAATCCAGAAATGAGTGTCATCTTATACCCAAAGGATTTTGATCAACACAGATTTCATCCTTATCATAATGAGCTCAAATAAACAAGAAGATTGAACTTGGTGTAACAGAACAAGGTTGATATAGTATTGTCATTAGTAAACAAAGAACCCTAAAAGAGCAAAATATACAATAGTAAGAAAAGCAATATATTTACTTACTAAAATGATTTTGTATTGAGGGCGGCAAATCCATCGACTAAGGTTCTAAATCAAGTCTATGACCCTGAAAGAGAAAATACaagttacataataataataataatagaaaacagttgtttattcatttatttaacttggtttattttacatttatatatatctttatacaTAACTTTgtataactaaaataattatttagttagattattatttttttaaatccttaaacTAGTTTAACAGATATTAGCAATTTTagcccttttatttatttttttcacttaatttttttaaattttttaattcacttaatttttcacttaattaattaataataattaattatttcacTTAATTAAGGTCTATTGTGGCTCGTTTATATCAAATTATCCTCTTTTAGTCCCAAGGCAGCTATAATTTTCATTAGAGTTATTAAACTTGTtagtttataattattaaatatcaataatacTTAGCGTCTTTGATCTGTCAGCTAAGCATTTAATTACAAACTGCTTCTGTTTATATAATTAGCTGATGATAGTAATTGTCCACTGCTCTCATTGGTCAAACTGTCAGAGAGAGGCAGATTTTCTGTTCTTTGCAGTGATTATGCGCTCATACCTGTCATCTCAAACAACAGCTCTATGTTGTTAGTAGAAACCATCCAAAACTGAAGTCTTTAGTTGATGGCCTTCCATTTACCAAAAAgtcttaattaattaatgtgGGATATAAAAGGATAAAAGATTCGTAGACCTAACTTAAAGCATACCTTGACTGAAGTAGGCAAACTTATCTAAAGAAAGCAATATCCAGCGACCACTGGTGCCACAGTTTGAGTGCGTTGAAAGCATACAGACCTCCCAAAGGTAGCAGGAGCCCTCCCCGCTCCCCCCGTTCCCAAATCCTGGCAGCACTGCCAGCTTACCAAACTCATTGAAAGTGGCCGGCCAACTTATTCATGTATAAAAGTTCTTCACACATAGACCCGAGGTGAAACTCTCGTAGAAAACCTAGTTTTTCATGGCAAACCGAGTGTGGAGACGGGGTCTCACCAAGCGCAGCTGTCTCCGGTTCCCAGCCATCGCTACTGTCACTTTGAGTGGTCATGCAGGAGTGCTGCTTTCAGAAAGTCATCGGCCAGTCAGCGCGCACGCCACGCCCCTGTCAACTGGGTACACTCATAGCCCCAACTTAACTATAGTACTCCAACTTATAACTTTACATGAAGATGCTTTATTTGACTTTATTCCacataatattctaataataatagtaattattattattattattattattattattatagtttaataataattgttatattaATGATAGTAATGATAATGTTGTTAATGATTGTGATGATtagaattatttgaaataataataataataataataattatacgcTTGTACAGGCGGTGATTCAAGAGTGTTGATATTTCTTGTTATAGAATTTGGACGTTTCACCGATTGTATCACTCCGCGTTGCATTCAAACAGTCCTTCATGCGTTGTTTGGCACTTTGATTCTGTTTTGGAAATATTTTCGTTAGCggagaaaaaaattatgaaaaatatttaatatttataattttcttaTTGTTAAATTCTTGTTTGCAAAACCGTTTTGCAATTAGCCTACATAACCTAATAATAAATTCACCTGCCGCAAAATTAGGCTACACTTGTGCAGATGCTCAGttgcaatttattattttccACTGTAGATAGGCTACTTTAGAATTTAAAATAGTAGTTTATAGTTATCGAAGCTGCatcctataaattactattaattaataatattgatagttcatcatctagctgactacgtcttgtattattattattattatttttatttttctaaaatcctgtcaaacgtgcacaaactactagctactactaaatattgtagaaacataattttctgtaaagttgctttgtaacgatttgtattgtaaaaagcgctatacaaataaacttgaattgaattgaattggatGGCAAAGTATCCGTCATACAGCAGGCCTTTCCTAAGACAGAATTCCATTGGTTTTCCACACGGAAATTACAATACTGACAAACAGCAAACATTTAATACGTTTTTTATTAAGATATTCATATTAAAAAGAAGTTGTTAGCCAAAATGTCAAAGAAATGTATAGCTACGTTTACAAACAGGTGTCTATCAAAATTATCACAGCTCACTTTAGGAAACAGCAGAAGATTCCATCAATGCCATGTGGAAACTTTGGAAACAATAATTTCCGCGGTTTAATCACAGCCTAAAGTTCAAAACTGGTCTTGGCTGACTTGTAGGGCCTCTCAGAGAGGAGAAAAACAAAGCAGAAGATAACGGACAGCTGACGAAGCGCGAGACCACAAGCGCTCACCTGTCAACAGGTGGACTGGCTGGACTGACTCGGGGTCACAGAGTCCGCGCAGCTAGTAAACGATCATCTCACTCCACTACAGCCTTGTTTGTTATCAACCTCATAAGGCACTGCGGCATAGGCTACTGAAATAAAATCCCCGGTATGGGTCAATGCAACAGATCCTTGTGAAATTACTTCAAACTAAACACAGGAGTGCAGTTGCTGAAGACATTTAAATTATGTGGTAAAATAAGCACATATAAgcacatacaaaaacacaaatccAGCACAGCTCTGTAAATTATATACAGCTAGTCAAAACTGTTGATGGGTAGGCTAACAGAAAGAGCATGCGAGGAATTGCGTTTAAAAAGAAGTAAACGAAGCAAAACTCAGTCCTAAAAAGAAGCATTTATACACAATACAACATCGTGTAAATGATCCCTCAAAAAGAACACTCAATTTTGTGCTAAGAGGGTCTCTGAACTTCATTTATGTTGTCGTGACCACCAGGAGTCACTCTTGGGCTTTTCTAATGCCACGAGAGAGTACTGTCTGTGAGGCTATTAAGTAATTTGGAAAATTAAATTCAACAACACAGAACGTACGTACAGTGCCGTATGTAGGCTACACCCTAATCGTCTTCTGGCTTGGAGGAGGAATGTCGGTGAGCGTGATTTGACCAATTACAACATGTTCCAGAACCAACATCTTTGTTGAACCAGGTAcatcattccaatcaaccaatcagaattgagagatatctTTTCAGGAAAGgtcagttttaggcttacaatcaggatgAGGTGCTTTTTCACCCtttttaatcagctatcatttctaTCTGATTTTAGGTATAAATTATAGGTTaatttaggggtagggattgtgtcaaatctgtatttttggacagtaatgttgatccaggatcaacaaaagatgttgatccaggaacatgtcttatttggcaaaatcacagcgacCAGGAATGTCAGCTCTTGAATGAAGCATGCTTGAAACCTGCTTTCAGGTTAGGCTTTGTTGTTTTCTCAGGGCAGGGTGTCAAAAACAAGATACAAAACACACCAATTCTAATGCTCTAATAGCATTAGAGAAGTTAAAGGGGTGGTCTAATGCTGTTTCATGCATTCAgagttatttacactgttaaagagttggattctcatgctaacaATGGCCAAAGTCTCAAAAAACTATTTGGGTGTATAACAGAGTATTTTTATACACACTTCCGGGTTTCTTACAAGTTTctgaaagttgttttttttttgattgtggcTCTTCATTACGTAATGAAGGGTGGAACTCCTTATGTGGGCATTTCTCCCGGGAGAGCAAAGCGAGAGCATACCCTTCAGTGGATGCAGTTgttttttccggggcagcaatggAGTTTCGCAAGTCTGTTTGTTGATGAAAGTTTTATAAACAAGTCCCAGATCGACGCTTGATTTGCACATCATTTGATACTGAAAGATGAAGTGGTCCCAGCTATGAAAGATCCCAGTCACGACTCGTAAGTGAAACTGCATCAAATGTCTCTGTTTTGTTGTCAATCAGTGCTTAAGTGCTCCTCACTCTGTAGAGAATCGGAAAGGTGCATCTTTCTTATATAAACATGATAAAACttaagactttttggagatatgaaggatgcaatactactTTATAGATCGTCATGATTAACATGTGATtgggtgaaactgtgtgtgtttagTCACCTTTAAAACACTGTCATCTCAACCCTATAACCATGTTGGTAGAATCAGTCACTGGATGTAAGGATAATCTTAAACAGTCTTATCGCTCAAGGAGTCTGAAGCAGATGACAGCAACCTTGCGTTCTTTTCATTCTGCAAGTTTGCTTTTTCTGTGGACATTTTATCTTGGTGAACAAAAGCGTGCCTTCCTTTGGCTCTGGCTGAGCACCTCAGCAATGCTTTGACAATCAGGTAGGCCAGTTCAGCCACATTGAGCACAATGCAGATGGAAGAAGATCCCACCATGAAGATGGTGAAGACTGTCTTCTCTGTTGGTCGTGAGATGAAGCAGTCAACTTTATTGGGACAGGGCCACTGCTCACACTTCACAAGACGGGCCATCTGAAACCCATCGTAGACATAATACAGAGCGTACATGAATCCAGCCTCGAAAAGGAGCCTGAAGAACAGGCTGGAGGTGTAGGTCCACCACAGCGGCCCAGTGATGGGTAGACGCCTATTCTTCAGACTCTCCAGGTCGTCCCCTTTGGGACCGCCAACTCGGTTGGCCAAAAGTCTTTTCTTTACATTATGTTTGCGATACGCCACATGCATAGCCACCATCAAAGCCGGTGTAGACACAAAGATGAGCTGCAGGCACCAGAGACGGATGTGTGAGACTGGAAAGAAGTGGTCGTAGCAGACGTTTTTGCAGCCGGGCTGTTGTGTGTTACAGGTGAAGTCAGACTGCTCATCCCCCCAGACCGTTTCGGCGGCTATTACAAGGATGCTAATGCGGAAGATGAAGAGGACAGACAGCCAGATCTTTCCCAGGCTAGTGGAGTGTTTATTTACTCCTCCCAGCTGGGCATAAAGTGCTCCCCAACTCATCCTGTCTGCTGTTGCTCTCACCTCCTAATAATCGAAAAGAAAGCGATGAATTTGAGAAACtagatataatataattttggactcaataattgaaaatattttagttCAAATTTAAACAATATGTAAAgttcacacacattatatatatttaaatgtaaatttgaactaaaaaaaaaatgttaaaaacatttttgtca
This window contains:
- the gja3 gene encoding gap junction alpha-3 protein, giving the protein MGDWSFLGRLLENAQEHSTVIGKVWLTVLFIFRILVLGAAAEEVWGDEQSDFTCNTQQPGCENVCYDEAFPISHIRFWVLQIIFVSTPTLIYLGHVLHIVRMEEKRKEREEELRKASRLQDEKELLYRNGGGGESGGRGGGGGGKKEKPPIRDEHGKIRIRGALLRTYVFNIIFKTLFEVGFILGQYFLYGFQLRPLYKCARWPCPNTVDCFISRPTEKTIFIIFMLVVACVSLLLNLLEIYHLGWKKVKQGMTNEFAPDRESLPDADEAEAESFRTVPATLSYPPDYSEVAVGGGAFLQPVSAPSTAEFKMDPLREELEESSPFYISNNNHRLAAEQNWANLATEQQTREMNAASPSPSSSSSSRSSNNGRQAKEAARQAGAPTSPGGGSSSGPEEGHVTTTVEMHEPPVIFTDARRLSRASKASSARARPNDLAV
- the gjb8 gene encoding gap junction protein beta 8, whose amino-acid sequence is MSWGALYAQLGGVNKHSTSLGKIWLSVLFIFRISILVIAAETVWGDEQSDFTCNTQQPGCKNVCYDHFFPVSHIRLWCLQLIFVSTPALMVAMHVAYRKHNVKKRLLANRVGGPKGDDLESLKNRRLPITGPLWWTYTSSLFFRLLFEAGFMYALYYVYDGFQMARLVKCEQWPCPNKVDCFISRPTEKTVFTIFMVGSSSICIVLNVAELAYLIVKALLRCSARAKGRHAFVHQDKMSTEKANLQNEKNARLLSSASDSLSDKTV